One genomic segment of Rubeoparvulum massiliense includes these proteins:
- a CDS encoding nucleotidyltransferase has product MEHVLGMIVEYNPLHNGHHYHYHEGKELTGATSTVAVMSGHFLQRGEPALIDKWTRVQMALDMGVDLLLELPTAYATQNAERFAFGAISTLHALGVVDTVCFGSESGEIAWMIQLAEILLNEPDSFQLRLQAELKQGGNYPTAFSAALNQWAKEHRVSFDEHDWSQPNNRLGLYYCVALARLQSSITPCTIKRWKAGYHQQDVEDGRIASATALRQLANEARNPSEALTSLQPYIPNSTYQLLHERWLQGYPMITGESFYPQMISRLIATPSHELATYLDVSEGLEHRLKKSLVVADSLYSLIEGTKSKRYTWTRIQRALTHVLLGYTKEMASQFNSLAQVPYLRVLGMSERGQQLLQRAKKICATPIITNVSRERHPMLELDLQASLIYATALPSHLRKHALLREYQQPPLRPSWERETK; this is encoded by the coding sequence ATGGAGCATGTTCTCGGAATGATTGTGGAGTACAATCCGCTACATAATGGTCATCATTATCACTATCATGAAGGGAAGGAGCTGACTGGTGCTACCAGCACCGTTGCTGTAATGAGCGGTCACTTCCTACAGCGTGGTGAGCCAGCCCTCATCGATAAATGGACTAGAGTACAGATGGCTCTTGATATGGGGGTTGATCTCCTCCTTGAACTCCCCACCGCTTATGCCACTCAAAATGCAGAGAGATTCGCCTTCGGTGCTATCTCCACCTTGCATGCCCTTGGCGTAGTAGATACGGTCTGCTTCGGCAGTGAAAGTGGCGAGATCGCTTGGATGATCCAATTAGCAGAAATTCTGCTGAACGAGCCTGATTCCTTTCAACTCCGCTTACAAGCTGAACTGAAGCAAGGAGGCAATTATCCAACAGCATTTTCTGCTGCCCTAAATCAATGGGCAAAGGAGCACAGAGTCTCCTTCGACGAACACGATTGGAGTCAGCCCAATAATAGACTGGGCTTATATTATTGCGTTGCCTTAGCGCGCCTGCAATCGTCCATTACACCTTGCACCATAAAAAGATGGAAGGCAGGTTATCATCAGCAGGACGTAGAGGATGGAAGGATTGCTAGTGCTACTGCGCTTCGACAATTAGCCAATGAAGCAAGAAATCCTAGTGAAGCCCTGACATCTCTCCAGCCCTATATACCGAACTCTACCTATCAATTATTACATGAACGCTGGCTACAAGGCTACCCCATGATCACTGGGGAAAGCTTCTATCCTCAAATGATCAGCCGACTCATTGCCACTCCATCCCATGAGCTAGCAACTTACCTTGACGTATCAGAGGGATTAGAGCATCGCCTCAAGAAAAGCTTGGTTGTTGCAGATTCACTCTATTCTCTAATTGAAGGGACCAAGAGTAAACGCTATACCTGGACGAGAATTCAACGTGCCCTTACCCATGTTCTTCTAGGCTATACCAAAGAGATGGCTAGTCAGTTTAATTCACTTGCTCAGGTTCCCTATCTTCGAGTTCTTGGGATGAGTGAAAGGGGGCAACAGTTATTGCAACGCGCAAAAAAGATTTGTGCAACTCCCATCATTACCAATGTAAGCCGTGAACGCCATCCCATGCTGGAATTAGATCTACAGGCCTCCTTGATCTACGCGACCGCTTTACCCAGTCACCTACGCAAGCATGCACTCTTGCGTGAATATCAACAGCCACCACTGCGACCATCATGGGAAAGGGAGACAAAATAA
- a CDS encoding patatin-like phospholipase family protein, which yields MKRPKIGIALGAGGAKGLAHIGVLRVLEKYHVPIDFIAGSSMGSLVGATYANGVSPDMLGKLAIELKSKYWMDVTIPKMGFVQGERTRELIQLLTHRKKIEELPIPLRIVATDLTTGEAVIFAEGPVDVAVRASIAIPGVFVPVELDGRILVDGGVVDRVPIGVVRQMGADFVIASDVTYFQQRESIASMVDVVVQTMDILEKQLYETNPPTPDFLIRPQVGQYSSLGFTEVESIISAGERAAEESIEALLKAIEQWQVTECE from the coding sequence ATGAAAAGGCCAAAAATCGGAATTGCCTTAGGGGCTGGTGGTGCAAAAGGGCTTGCCCATATTGGCGTTCTTCGTGTTTTAGAAAAATATCATGTTCCCATTGACTTTATTGCAGGAAGTAGTATGGGAAGTCTCGTTGGAGCTACATATGCAAATGGAGTATCTCCTGACATGTTGGGGAAACTAGCTATTGAATTAAAAAGTAAGTATTGGATGGATGTGACCATTCCTAAAATGGGCTTTGTCCAAGGGGAACGAACTCGTGAATTAATCCAACTCCTTACCCATCGGAAGAAGATTGAAGAGTTACCAATACCATTACGGATTGTAGCAACGGACTTAACAACAGGCGAGGCAGTCATCTTTGCTGAAGGGCCTGTGGACGTAGCTGTACGTGCAAGCATTGCCATTCCTGGTGTCTTCGTTCCTGTAGAATTAGATGGCCGAATCTTAGTAGACGGTGGCGTGGTGGATCGTGTCCCCATCGGGGTGGTACGCCAGATGGGCGCAGATTTTGTCATCGCATCTGATGTAACCTACTTCCAACAGCGAGAAAGCATCGCCAGTATGGTGGATGTAGTGGTTCAAACCATGGATATTTTAGAGAAGCAGCTTTATGAAACCAATCCTCCAACACCAGACTTTTTGATCCGCCCTCAGGTAGGGCAATATAGCTCGCTAGGATTTACAGAAGTGGAATCGATTATTTCAGCAGGCGAGCGTGCTGCAGAGGAATCCATTGAAGCATTATTAAAAGCGATTGAACAATGGCAGGTGACTGAGTGTGAGTAA
- a CDS encoding SepM family pheromone-processing serine protease, with protein sequence MSKNEDQNRLMNHPVEKSRRKRKWQGPFLLILMIALLMIPTPYFIYEPGSAMDVAPMITVAGGFHDEKGTFKLTTVRVGQANIARYLWAQVNPNQELRKKESVMLPDESEEEYQFRQRYYMNNSQQTSAIAAFRAASMEVSFQNEGALVASIIKGMPAEGKLQVGDLIVGLNGTPIETSESLVQLMQQKAVGETLRLQLLREDKPIDVQLTVGKIENEGEKRPGIGVSLLTKRNVKLPKEVQFETGNIGGPSAGLMFSLEILNQLTEEDLTKGYVIAGTGMIDENGNVGRIGGIEHKVVAADEAGAEFFFAPRDAYSSDPNATVAKQRAEEIGSSMQVIPVDTLQEALQYLRTLPRKNTTTTP encoded by the coding sequence GTGAGTAAAAATGAAGATCAGAATCGTTTAATGAACCATCCCGTTGAAAAGAGTCGCCGAAAAAGAAAATGGCAGGGACCATTTCTTTTAATTTTGATGATTGCTCTTCTGATGATACCCACGCCATATTTCATCTATGAGCCAGGATCAGCCATGGACGTAGCTCCCATGATCACTGTGGCAGGTGGCTTTCATGATGAAAAGGGTACATTCAAGCTGACGACGGTTCGTGTGGGTCAAGCCAATATTGCTCGTTATCTTTGGGCACAGGTGAATCCTAATCAGGAGTTGCGAAAAAAAGAGAGTGTGATGCTACCTGATGAAAGTGAAGAAGAATATCAATTCCGCCAGCGTTATTATATGAATAATTCACAGCAAACATCAGCGATTGCTGCTTTTCGTGCCGCTAGTATGGAGGTATCGTTTCAAAATGAAGGGGCATTGGTGGCTTCCATCATTAAAGGTATGCCAGCAGAAGGTAAGCTACAAGTAGGAGACCTGATTGTTGGACTCAATGGCACGCCTATAGAAACTAGCGAATCGCTGGTCCAATTGATGCAGCAAAAGGCTGTTGGAGAAACGCTTCGGCTTCAATTGCTCCGCGAGGATAAACCGATTGATGTTCAATTAACCGTTGGGAAGATTGAAAACGAAGGAGAGAAACGACCGGGTATCGGTGTGAGCCTGCTGACGAAGCGAAATGTTAAGTTACCAAAAGAGGTACAATTTGAAACAGGAAATATTGGTGGACCATCAGCTGGCCTCATGTTCTCATTAGAAATTCTGAATCAATTGACTGAGGAGGATTTAACCAAGGGCTATGTGATTGCCGGTACAGGAATGATTGATGAGAATGGTAATGTAGGGCGGATTGGGGGAATCGAGCATAAGGTTGTAGCTGCTGATGAAGCGGGAGCTGAATTCTTCTTTGCTCCCCGTGATGCTTACTCCTCAGATCCTAATGCAACAGTGGCGAAGCAAAGAGCAGAAGAGATTGGTAGCTCGATGCAGGTGATACCGGTGGATACACTGCAGGAAGCATTACAATATCTTCGCACCTTGCCCCGCAAGAATACGACAACGACACCTTAA
- the ylbJ gene encoding sporulation integral membrane protein YlbJ yields the protein MHRAKMAISGIIGLSSIFIVFTILMYPEEIFQASLRGLSIWWDVVFPSLLPFIILSELLMGIGVVHFFGVLLHPIMFPLFRVPGPGGFVLAMGFASGYPVGAKLTTQLRQRNMINQFEGERLVSFTSTSDPIFIFGAVAVGIFHDPSLGVILALSHYLSSLLVGFIMAFHERKAPRTFYQSERGNLLRQGLRAMHRARMEDGRSFGTLMAEAISSGFKTTFLIGGFMICFSVLIQVLTLINLVQLIQWIVTLILLPLGFASELSSPTIYGLFEITLGTQGISLSPSSIPLLDKMILVSFLIAWSGFSIHAQVASILSTTDIRYTPYLYSRILHAFLAGFLTYFSWDPLYHSLLAPASIPTFLTQLPKGGFFMMAQYSLLHGFLFLAFVILSLFVILILRVAKRLVLLNPQRK from the coding sequence ATGCATCGAGCAAAAATGGCGATCTCCGGTATCATTGGGCTTAGTTCGATATTTATTGTATTCACGATTCTCATGTATCCAGAAGAGATTTTCCAAGCATCTCTCCGTGGCTTGAGCATTTGGTGGGATGTTGTCTTTCCTTCACTTTTACCCTTCATTATCCTCTCTGAACTCCTGATGGGAATTGGCGTGGTCCACTTTTTTGGTGTACTTCTACACCCCATCATGTTTCCACTTTTTCGTGTTCCCGGTCCTGGCGGCTTTGTGCTTGCAATGGGCTTTGCTTCTGGCTATCCCGTCGGTGCCAAACTAACCACCCAATTACGGCAGCGCAATATGATCAACCAATTTGAAGGTGAACGCCTCGTCTCTTTTACAAGCACCTCTGATCCCATCTTTATTTTTGGAGCAGTGGCGGTAGGCATTTTTCACGATCCAAGTCTTGGTGTCATTCTTGCATTGAGTCATTATCTCTCTAGTCTGCTTGTGGGGTTCATTATGGCCTTTCATGAAAGAAAAGCACCACGTACCTTCTATCAATCGGAAAGAGGCAACTTGTTACGCCAAGGATTGCGTGCTATGCATCGTGCTCGTATGGAGGATGGGCGATCCTTTGGTACTTTGATGGCTGAAGCGATCAGCTCTGGTTTTAAAACAACATTTTTAATTGGAGGCTTTATGATCTGCTTTTCCGTCTTAATTCAGGTCTTAACGTTGATCAATCTGGTTCAGCTTATTCAATGGATCGTAACACTAATACTGCTACCGCTCGGCTTCGCAAGTGAATTATCTTCACCTACCATTTATGGACTCTTTGAGATTACTCTTGGTACCCAAGGGATCAGTCTTAGTCCGTCAAGCATCCCCCTATTAGATAAGATGATTCTCGTCAGCTTTCTTATTGCTTGGAGCGGTTTCTCTATCCATGCCCAAGTTGCGTCCATTTTGAGTACAACAGATATTCGATATACACCTTATCTCTACTCACGGATCCTTCATGCCTTCCTTGCTGGCTTCCTGACCTATTTCAGTTGGGATCCACTCTATCATTCTCTCTTAGCACCTGCAAGCATCCCCACCTTCCTTACTCAGCTTCCAAAAGGGGGATTCTTCATGATGGCTCAATATTCTCTTTTACATGGGTTCCTCTTCCTTGCATTC
- a CDS encoding YceD family protein: MKIDLTQLRRLPEKKIELNETFDFTHIIEGYVQLERLSPVQFIGKVELLAGLFLLEGKLKGTMTLLCSRCLTEIEHPFSIPVRILFASRNNAPDAELPEDEIEWLDVDTLEPRPFLEEEIKLAIPYTPLCKEACEGICPECGKNRNEGACGCNTEKIDPRWEKLTTLFAQKQDKNE; the protein is encoded by the coding sequence ATGAAGATTGATTTAACACAATTACGTAGGTTACCTGAGAAAAAGATTGAGTTGAATGAAACCTTCGATTTTACTCATATCATCGAAGGCTATGTTCAATTGGAACGTTTATCCCCTGTACAGTTTATAGGGAAGGTTGAGCTCTTAGCTGGCCTCTTTCTTCTAGAAGGTAAGCTAAAAGGGACCATGACGCTCCTCTGTTCCCGCTGTCTAACAGAGATTGAACATCCATTCTCCATTCCAGTGCGTATTCTCTTTGCTTCGCGAAACAATGCACCAGATGCTGAGTTACCTGAGGATGAAATTGAATGGCTCGATGTAGATACTCTCGAACCTCGCCCCTTTCTTGAGGAAGAGATCAAGTTAGCCATTCCCTATACTCCTTTGTGTAAAGAGGCATGTGAGGGAATATGTCCAGAGTGTGGAAAGAATCGGAATGAGGGTGCTTGTGGCTGTAACACTGAAAAAATCGACCCTCGTTGGGAAAAATTAACAACACTATTTGCTCAAAAACAGGATAAGAATGAGTGA